In a single window of the Flavivirga spongiicola genome:
- a CDS encoding glycosyltransferase translates to MSLGILIYSLAGGGAERVVSYLLAYCIENKIKVHLILMNPTIKYEIPEEIEIHYLEKSSFGENGIIKTLKIPFLAYKYSRLIRTLRISHSISFLTRPSFINIISSKLTRHRFKIITNERAYPSLQYSYKNFQSFFNKKMIRVLYKKSDIVISNSYGNSHDLIDNFNVPVNKMKVIHNPIDLEKINKIEALEGFYDNTKFNLVTIGRLDVGKNHSLLIDAMSKLNNPNLRLYILGAGNMKEELELKIKKLKLEQQVILVGFDPNPYKYLKKADLFVFGSNHEGFPNVLLEAMSCGLPILTTNCKSGPSEIMELESVKNDTMKTDYGILVPVKNVELMAKGIEYFISNKDFLNTCKTNVLKRSENFRKNKILKEYIDIISSIN, encoded by the coding sequence ATGAGTCTTGGAATTTTAATTTACTCGTTAGCTGGTGGTGGTGCAGAAAGAGTCGTATCTTATCTATTGGCATATTGTATTGAAAATAAAATTAAAGTTCATTTAATTTTAATGAATCCAACTATTAAATACGAAATACCTGAAGAAATTGAAATACACTATTTAGAAAAATCTAGTTTTGGCGAAAATGGTATAATCAAAACATTAAAGATTCCGTTTTTGGCATATAAATATTCAAGATTAATAAGAACTCTAAGAATAAGTCATAGTATAAGTTTTTTAACGAGACCCTCTTTTATAAATATTATTTCAAGCAAGTTAACACGCCATAGATTTAAAATAATTACTAATGAGCGTGCATATCCTAGTCTTCAATATAGCTACAAAAATTTTCAATCCTTTTTTAATAAAAAAATGATTCGTGTACTATATAAGAAGTCCGATATCGTAATATCGAATTCTTATGGGAATTCTCATGATTTAATAGATAATTTTAATGTACCTGTCAACAAAATGAAGGTAATTCATAACCCAATTGATTTAGAAAAAATAAATAAAATAGAAGCTTTAGAGGGCTTTTATGACAATACAAAATTTAACCTAGTAACAATTGGTCGCCTAGATGTTGGAAAAAATCATAGTTTACTTATAGATGCAATGAGTAAGTTGAATAATCCAAACTTAAGATTATATATACTTGGCGCTGGAAACATGAAAGAGGAATTAGAACTTAAAATCAAAAAACTAAAATTAGAACAACAAGTTATTTTAGTTGGTTTTGACCCTAATCCATATAAATACTTAAAAAAAGCTGACTTATTTGTATTTGGTTCAAATCATGAAGGCTTTCCTAATGTATTACTTGAAGCTATGTCTTGCGGCTTACCCATTTTAACAACAAATTGTAAATCTGGGCCAAGTGAAATCATGGAATTAGAAAGCGTTAAAAATGATACAATGAAAACTGATTACGGAATATTAGTTCCTGTAAAAAACGTTGAATTAATGGCTAAAGGAATTGAATATTTTATTTCTAATAAAGATTTTTTAAACACATGTAAAACTAATGTTTTAAAACGTTCAGAAAATTTTAGAAAAAATAAAATATTGAAAGAATATATAGATATTATAAGTTCAATTAATTAA
- a CDS encoding glycosyltransferase translates to MDKKKKIVFVVPEITAGGAERVMTFLAQNLSKSHFDVSLWAAGYEKNTVYNIDGINVKYFNRPRVLTATPSFFFALLKNRPNIVVSSISHLNTVMGLLSIFFPKTKFIGREANVLSVQAKFYKKRTGILGKIPLTKIGYKFLDIILCQSKDMYNDMKANQDIPPNKMRIINNPITDAFILKTPNEEKNDVVKFITVARLKKQKGHERIIRAISKLNFPYQYTIIGDGTEKDNLFNLIEELGIKKNIIHIPYTNEVPRYLAESDFFLQGAYVEGFPNCLLESCSIGTPVIAYRAPGGLNEIMEDGVNGLVADSQEEYIQNIIKAATELEWDPKEVNYSVFKKFNKEIILNKYEELFLELV, encoded by the coding sequence ATGGATAAAAAGAAGAAAATAGTATTTGTAGTTCCAGAGATCACTGCTGGTGGTGCTGAGAGGGTTATGACCTTTTTAGCTCAAAACCTATCTAAGTCACATTTTGATGTTTCGCTATGGGCTGCTGGCTATGAAAAAAACACTGTTTACAATATTGACGGAATTAATGTAAAATACTTTAATAGGCCTAGAGTTCTTACAGCTACACCTAGTTTTTTCTTTGCCTTATTAAAAAATAGACCTAATATTGTAGTCAGTTCTATATCTCATCTAAATACAGTCATGGGATTGCTATCAATTTTCTTTCCTAAAACCAAGTTTATTGGAAGAGAAGCCAATGTTTTAAGTGTACAAGCAAAATTTTATAAAAAAAGAACAGGTATATTAGGTAAAATTCCGCTCACAAAAATTGGTTATAAATTTTTAGATATTATTTTATGTCAATCTAAAGATATGTATAATGATATGAAGGCCAATCAGGATATACCACCAAATAAAATGCGCATTATAAATAATCCCATAACAGATGCTTTTATTTTAAAAACACCTAATGAGGAAAAAAATGATGTTGTAAAGTTTATAACGGTGGCTAGATTGAAAAAACAAAAAGGGCACGAACGCATTATTAGAGCCATTTCTAAATTGAATTTCCCATATCAATATACTATTATTGGTGATGGTACTGAAAAAGATAACTTATTTAACCTTATTGAAGAATTAGGGATTAAAAAAAACATAATACATATACCATATACAAATGAGGTTCCTAGATACCTAGCAGAAAGTGATTTTTTCCTTCAAGGCGCATATGTTGAGGGGTTTCCAAACTGCTTGCTAGAAAGTTGCTCTATTGGAACACCTGTAATAGCCTATCGCGCTCCTGGTGGATTAAATGAAATTATGGAAGATGGTGTGAACGGATTAGTAGCGGACAGTCAAGAGGAATATATTCAAAACATAATTAAAGCTGCAACAGAACTTGAATGGGACCCAAAAGAAGTGAACTATTCGGTATTTAAAAAATTTAATAAAGAGATAATTCTTAATAAGTACGAAGAGTTATTTCTTGAATTAGTATAA
- a CDS encoding O-antigen ligase family protein: protein MKYVLGGLIILFASYSDIFLYRIGIIPVPPAEFLLPLFMGVFLLKYSIKDFIDLFRSHSFKLFLSILIFSITYAAFSQASSEIITQKIVLNTFTLLLYTFVVHYFRAEDKKTVIIVVSLCLAVLAGSMLYDFFIGLPKYNLRLSQNVRKGGFAENPNGAASGIKFLALGLLVLINKNKKLRYFTIAVMVITVFLTLSRSGMVSIVLILIFGTMNNWSSKIKLDPKTVFLSFFKIIALFSIIYISLLSFSEVIRENFPQFSRGAAGQRMDMLLGKSELKIDEGGTSGGRGVLLVEFFIDFLDHPMGRGTGYSSDKNFNNLNSHNYFLYLGINFGLLSLLIYLYYIGYSVKLSLKYDQFYYLIFVVLMIFEGFVSHNIWHTRTLIICLALFDSQIYRKFTDNQNELPIAQ from the coding sequence ATGAAATACGTTCTAGGTGGCTTAATTATTTTATTTGCATCTTATTCAGATATATTCTTATATCGAATAGGTATAATACCTGTTCCTCCTGCCGAGTTTCTTTTACCTTTATTTATGGGCGTATTTTTATTGAAGTATTCAATAAAAGATTTTATTGATTTATTTAGGTCTCATAGCTTCAAGTTATTCCTGTCCATACTTATATTCTCAATAACCTATGCCGCATTTTCTCAGGCAAGTTCTGAAATAATAACACAAAAAATTGTTCTTAACACATTTACTCTATTACTTTATACCTTTGTTGTTCATTATTTTAGAGCAGAAGACAAAAAGACGGTTATAATCGTTGTCTCTTTGTGCTTAGCAGTATTAGCAGGCAGTATGCTTTATGACTTTTTCATTGGCCTCCCAAAATATAATTTAAGACTATCTCAAAACGTAAGGAAAGGTGGTTTTGCCGAGAACCCTAATGGAGCAGCTTCTGGAATAAAATTCTTAGCTTTAGGGCTTTTAGTATTAATAAATAAAAACAAAAAACTAAGATATTTTACCATTGCAGTAATGGTGATAACTGTATTCCTAACACTATCTAGAAGTGGGATGGTATCCATTGTTCTAATTTTAATTTTTGGTACAATGAATAATTGGAGTTCAAAAATAAAGCTAGACCCCAAAACAGTTTTTTTAAGTTTCTTTAAAATTATAGCTCTCTTTTCCATAATCTATATATCATTACTTTCGTTTTCCGAAGTAATCCGAGAGAACTTCCCTCAATTTTCCAGAGGTGCTGCAGGACAACGAATGGATATGCTTTTAGGGAAAAGTGAACTTAAAATAGATGAAGGAGGTACTAGTGGTGGTAGAGGTGTCCTACTCGTAGAGTTCTTTATAGATTTTCTTGATCATCCAATGGGTAGAGGTACAGGGTATAGCTCTGACAAAAACTTCAATAATTTAAATTCACATAATTACTTTCTGTATTTGGGGATAAATTTTGGTTTATTATCATTATTAATATACTTGTATTATATTGGTTATAGTGTGAAGTTATCTCTTAAATACGATCAATTTTACTATTTGATTTTTGTTGTCCTCATGATTTTTGAAGGTTTTGTTTCACATAATATTTGGCATACCAGAACACTAATTATCTGCTTAGCACTTTTTGACAGTCAGATATACCGAAAATTCACTGATAACCAAAATGAATTACCAATAGCACAATAA
- a CDS encoding MATE family efflux transporter, translated as MSRLALTIKNAWIAVVFHIVYIIIQFYSRNIFLDKLGDDFIGIVGTLKSILMFLNLSELGIGAAVGFSLYKPIYENNREKINEIIGYLGYLYKRIGLFVFSAALLLIFFFPYIFENTTINVGIIIFLFIALLTSNLLGYFFAYHVFLMEADQKGYMSISIYQSSFVLRLILQCVTLIYFENILLWISLELAIPFIYIYALRKKIRKTYPWLIFKFKTTKEIRERNKELLKKIKQLSFHKIGGFVSNGTDNILIFALINPATVAFVGNYQLVMNNINTLVGQVFKGTNASVGNLVAENDIKNMTKVFWEMMALRFFLAGCASIMLFFGFDDLITLWLGKKYVMSHYILSALVLIFFILQVRQPVDSFKQAYGLYADIWAPLAQSGLNLLFSIVFILRLGVIGVFIGTILSQIIIVLIWRPYYLFKKGFGIDVKKYWIGFTWHLLYVALAGTIFYYIYKILGIEESSNLFVLALKVLKLGTIFTIIYFSILISLSRGFKNLVYRLTNFMKRKFKK; from the coding sequence ATGTCTAGACTAGCACTAACAATAAAAAACGCTTGGATTGCTGTTGTTTTTCATATAGTCTACATTATAATCCAATTCTATTCTCGAAATATCTTTTTAGACAAACTTGGGGATGATTTTATCGGAATTGTTGGAACCCTAAAAAGTATTTTAATGTTTTTAAACCTGTCTGAACTAGGTATAGGTGCAGCCGTTGGTTTCTCACTTTATAAACCCATTTATGAGAATAATCGGGAAAAAATAAATGAGATTATTGGGTACCTAGGATACCTTTATAAAAGGATAGGGTTATTTGTTTTTAGTGCAGCATTACTATTAATATTTTTTTTTCCATACATATTTGAAAATACAACAATTAATGTTGGAATTATAATATTCTTGTTCATAGCTCTATTAACAAGTAATTTGCTTGGTTACTTTTTTGCATATCACGTATTCCTGATGGAAGCCGACCAAAAAGGCTATATGAGTATCTCCATTTACCAATCATCATTTGTTTTACGACTTATATTGCAATGCGTGACTCTAATTTATTTTGAAAATATTCTACTTTGGATTTCCCTTGAATTGGCAATACCGTTTATTTATATATATGCATTGCGAAAAAAAATAAGAAAAACTTACCCTTGGTTAATTTTTAAATTTAAAACAACCAAAGAGATCAGAGAACGTAATAAAGAATTGCTAAAAAAAATAAAGCAATTAAGTTTTCATAAGATTGGAGGGTTTGTTTCCAACGGTACTGATAACATTTTAATATTTGCCCTAATTAACCCAGCAACAGTGGCATTTGTTGGTAATTATCAATTAGTAATGAATAATATTAATACTCTGGTAGGTCAAGTATTTAAAGGAACAAATGCCAGCGTTGGTAACTTAGTGGCCGAAAACGATATTAAAAACATGACCAAGGTTTTTTGGGAAATGATGGCCTTACGTTTTTTTCTTGCTGGCTGTGCTTCCATAATGCTTTTTTTTGGTTTTGATGATTTGATTACGTTATGGCTAGGGAAAAAATATGTTATGTCACACTACATTTTATCGGCACTTGTTTTAATATTTTTCATATTGCAGGTTAGACAACCAGTGGATAGTTTTAAACAAGCGTATGGATTATATGCCGACATATGGGCTCCTTTAGCTCAAAGCGGATTAAATTTACTATTCTCCATCGTATTTATATTAAGACTTGGTGTTATTGGTGTATTTATTGGTACTATATTGAGTCAGATAATTATTGTTTTAATTTGGAGACCATATTATTTGTTTAAAAAAGGTTTTGGAATTGATGTTAAAAAATATTGGATAGGATTTACATGGCACCTTCTATATGTAGCACTAGCTGGAACCATTTTTTATTATATATATAAGATATTAGGTATAGAAGAAAGTTCTAATTTATTTGTCCTAGCATTAAAAGTTTTAAAATTAGGAACAATATTTACAATCATTTACTTTTCAATTTTAATATCTTTAAGTCGAGGGTTTAAGAATTTAGTTTATAGATTAACCAATTTTATGAAACGTAAATTTAAAAAGTAA
- a CDS encoding glycosyltransferase has translation MTNLISVIVPVYNAEKYLERCVNSICNQTYKNLEIILVNDGSSDNSKSLCESLSKKDSRIIHIDQENGGSSIARNTGLENASGDIISFIDSDDYIEAIMLEKMLQLMLDNNLEVVEIERNAESNTKVFDNSFTIEDPITATERIIKANAFQVWKRIYRRHVVEEMRFIPKIIHQDVFFTIDVINKVSSIGYLNSPFYIYNRESIGIIRSKYSEMKRDIAIRATEYMKANIPKSEKLKKVMDNYIVGYYTDHYFLLSRNVVFDKERKFRKKLKRDIRKSSNFSEIRLRTFLVLFMPTKVMELISSSYQLVKSK, from the coding sequence ATGACTAATTTAATTTCGGTTATAGTACCAGTATACAATGCAGAAAAGTATTTGGAGCGTTGCGTGAATAGTATTTGTAATCAAACTTACAAAAACTTGGAGATTATATTGGTTAATGATGGTTCTTCAGATAATAGTAAGTCCCTTTGTGAGTCTCTCTCTAAAAAAGATTCTAGAATAATTCATATAGACCAAGAGAATGGAGGTTCCAGTATAGCAAGAAATACCGGACTAGAAAATGCTAGTGGTGATATTATATCATTTATTGATAGCGACGATTATATAGAAGCCATAATGCTAGAAAAAATGCTTCAACTAATGCTAGATAATAATCTTGAAGTCGTTGAAATAGAAAGAAATGCAGAATCAAACACAAAAGTCTTCGATAATAGTTTTACAATTGAAGATCCCATTACTGCTACCGAAAGAATAATAAAAGCAAATGCTTTTCAAGTTTGGAAGCGAATTTACAGAAGGCATGTTGTAGAAGAAATGAGATTTATCCCTAAAATTATTCATCAAGATGTTTTCTTTACAATTGATGTAATAAATAAAGTGTCATCTATTGGTTACTTGAATAGTCCTTTTTATATCTATAACAGAGAAAGTATTGGTATTATTCGAAGCAAATACTCTGAAATGAAAAGGGATATAGCTATAAGAGCTACGGAATATATGAAAGCTAACATTCCAAAAAGTGAAAAGTTAAAAAAGGTAATGGATAATTATATAGTTGGTTACTATACTGATCATTATTTTCTATTAAGCAGAAATGTGGTTTTTGATAAAGAAAGGAAATTTAGAAAAAAATTAAAAAGAGACATTAGAAAGTCTAGTAATTTTTCTGAGATTAGACTACGTACTTTTTTAGTGTTATTTATGCCCACTAAAGTGATGGAATTGATTTCATCAAGTTATCAGTTAGTAAAATCTAAATAA
- a CDS encoding MBOAT family O-acyltransferase encodes MLFNSLEFVIFFVIVFFAYYKSYNNLKFQNALLLISSYVFYGWWDWRFLSLIIISSISDYIIGSLIDKSNNKKQRKKFLILSLLINLGILGFFKYYNFFAESFSDFISVFGFETNPFLLNIVLPVGISFYTFQTMSYTIDIYRDKMKANKNLLEFMTFVSFFPQLVAGPIERASHLLPQFGKKRKFDVYEFKEGAKQVLWGLFKKIVIADNCAFYANQIFENSDSYPGSVLVIGVILFAFQIYGDFSGYSDIAIGISRMMGIDLMQNFKSPYLAENIQDFWRRWHISLSTWFRDYVYIPLGGSQVDSSFRRSVNIIITFTVSGFWHGANWTFVIWGALHSLFYFIQTFYSKQMKTVKILPSNLVKTFNIIITFIAVTFAWIFFRAKSFNHAVNYISEMLSSSILANPTSHFKGMGSSVMPFVIVISLVYLLIFEISNRDANYSFQVGHFKAPYRTLIYCSLLLLILFFRATNGPIDFIYFQF; translated from the coding sequence ATGCTTTTCAATTCATTAGAGTTTGTAATTTTCTTCGTTATTGTATTTTTTGCATATTACAAGTCATACAATAATTTAAAATTTCAAAATGCACTCTTATTAATTTCCAGTTATGTTTTCTATGGCTGGTGGGATTGGAGGTTTCTTTCATTAATAATAATTAGTTCTATAAGCGACTATATTATTGGAAGTTTAATTGATAAAAGTAATAATAAGAAACAACGAAAAAAATTTCTTATTTTAAGCTTGTTAATCAATTTAGGTATACTTGGATTCTTTAAATATTATAATTTTTTCGCAGAATCTTTTTCGGATTTTATTTCTGTATTTGGGTTTGAAACCAACCCATTTTTATTGAATATAGTTTTACCTGTAGGTATAAGTTTTTATACTTTCCAAACAATGAGCTATACAATAGATATCTATAGGGATAAAATGAAAGCTAATAAAAACTTGCTAGAGTTTATGACTTTTGTGTCCTTCTTCCCTCAACTGGTTGCTGGACCTATAGAAAGAGCATCTCATTTACTGCCTCAGTTTGGGAAAAAGAGAAAATTTGATGTATATGAATTTAAAGAAGGTGCCAAGCAAGTTTTATGGGGGCTTTTCAAGAAAATAGTAATTGCAGATAATTGTGCTTTTTATGCAAACCAAATTTTTGAAAACTCAGATAGTTACCCTGGAAGTGTTTTAGTTATAGGTGTTATTTTATTCGCTTTTCAGATTTATGGTGATTTTTCTGGGTATTCTGATATTGCCATTGGTATATCTAGAATGATGGGAATAGATTTAATGCAAAACTTTAAGTCACCTTATCTGGCAGAAAATATTCAAGACTTCTGGAGACGCTGGCATATATCCCTTTCTACATGGTTTAGAGATTATGTATATATTCCTTTGGGAGGAAGTCAAGTAGATTCTAGTTTTAGGAGATCTGTAAACATTATAATCACCTTTACAGTGAGTGGTTTTTGGCACGGAGCTAATTGGACCTTTGTTATATGGGGAGCATTACACTCATTGTTTTATTTTATTCAGACATTCTACAGTAAGCAAATGAAAACTGTAAAGATTTTGCCATCAAACTTGGTAAAAACTTTCAATATAATAATTACATTTATTGCAGTTACTTTCGCTTGGATATTCTTTAGAGCAAAATCTTTTAATCATGCTGTAAATTATATCTCCGAAATGTTATCTAGTAGTATACTTGCTAATCCTACAAGCCACTTTAAAGGCATGGGGTCTTCAGTAATGCCATTTGTTATTGTTATTAGCTTAGTGTATTTACTTATTTTCGAAATTTCTAATAGAGATGCCAATTACTCATTCCAAGTGGGACATTTCAAAGCTCCTTATAGAACATTAATATATTGTTCTCTATTATTGTTAATACTATTTTTTAGAGCCACAAACGGTCCTATAGATTTTATTTATTTCCAATTCTAA
- a CDS encoding nucleotide sugar dehydrogenase, which yields MNKEKIAIIGLGYVGLPLARLFATKYSVVGFDINEKRISELQQGKDATLEIEDDVLKGVLKDSADSRDGLYCSSNIDDIKNCNYYIVTVPTPIDKNNRPDLTPLYKSSETVAKVLKKGDIVIYESTVYPGVTEDECVPILEKISGLKFNADFFAGYSPERINPGDKEHTVDKILKVTAGSTPEIGIKVNNLYADVITAGTHLAPTIKVAEAAKVIENSQRDINIAFVNELAKIFNLMDIDTHSVLEAAGTKWNFLPFKPGLVGGHCIGVDPYYLAQKAQEVGYHPEIILAGRRVNDSMGQYVASEVVKMMLKNDIKVNGAKILMLGITFKENCPDVRNTKIVDVIKHLKEYGLDITIYDPWVNSEEVLHEYNLEATNTLPKGPFETVILGVAHSEFLNMNFNSLLSENGLVYDVKGIIKEKVNGRL from the coding sequence ATGAATAAAGAAAAAATAGCAATTATAGGATTAGGGTATGTAGGCCTACCATTAGCTCGATTATTCGCAACAAAATATTCAGTTGTTGGTTTTGATATTAATGAAAAGCGAATTTCTGAATTACAGCAAGGAAAAGACGCGACTTTAGAAATTGAAGATGATGTTTTAAAAGGAGTACTAAAAGATAGTGCTGATTCTAGAGACGGTTTATATTGCTCGTCAAATATTGATGACATAAAAAATTGCAACTATTATATTGTAACGGTTCCTACACCCATCGATAAAAATAACAGACCAGATTTAACACCTTTGTATAAATCTAGTGAAACAGTTGCAAAAGTTCTTAAAAAGGGAGATATAGTGATTTATGAATCAACTGTATACCCTGGTGTAACTGAAGATGAGTGTGTTCCTATTTTAGAAAAAATAAGCGGCCTTAAATTCAACGCTGATTTCTTCGCAGGATATTCACCTGAACGTATTAATCCTGGAGATAAAGAACATACTGTAGATAAGATATTAAAAGTAACAGCTGGATCAACTCCAGAGATTGGTATAAAAGTTAATAACTTATACGCTGATGTTATTACTGCGGGTACTCACCTTGCTCCTACTATAAAAGTTGCTGAAGCGGCAAAAGTTATAGAAAATTCTCAACGTGATATCAATATTGCGTTTGTAAATGAGTTAGCTAAAATATTCAATTTAATGGATATTGACACGCATTCTGTTTTAGAAGCTGCAGGTACAAAATGGAATTTCCTACCTTTTAAACCGGGGCTAGTTGGAGGACATTGTATTGGTGTAGACCCCTACTATTTAGCTCAAAAAGCTCAAGAGGTTGGATATCATCCAGAAATTATTTTGGCAGGTAGACGTGTAAATGATAGCATGGGGCAATACGTAGCAAGCGAAGTAGTAAAAATGATGCTTAAAAACGATATCAAAGTAAATGGAGCCAAAATACTTATGCTTGGTATAACTTTTAAGGAAAATTGTCCTGATGTTAGAAATACTAAGATCGTTGACGTTATTAAGCATTTAAAAGAATATGGGCTAGATATTACTATTTATGACCCTTGGGTAAATTCGGAAGAAGTTCTACACGAGTATAATTTAGAAGCTACTAATACTCTACCAAAAGGTCCGTTTGAAACTGTCATTTTAGGTGTTGCCCATTCGGAATTTCTTAATATGAATTTTAACAGTCTGTTAAGCGAAAACGGCTTGGTATATGATGTTAAAGGAATTATTAAAGAAAAAGTTAACGGAAGGCTGTAA
- a CDS encoding nucleotide sugar dehydrogenase, whose protein sequence is MKITKICCIGAGYVGGPTMAVIAKKNPDIKVTIVDINADRIAAWNDNDLSKLPIYEPGLAEIVKETRGKNLFFSTEIDKAIDESQMIFISVNTPTKTYGKGKGMAADLKYVELCARNIAKVATTDKIVVEKSTLPVRTAQAIKSILDNTGSDVNFEILSNPEFLAEGTAIQDLLNPDRVLIGGASEDAIESLANIYGSWVSQDKILRTNVWSSELSKLTANAFLAQRISSINAISELCEQTEADVNEVAKAIGMDSRIGPKFLKASVGFGGSCFQKDILNLVYIARSYNLQAVADYWEQVIILNDHQKRRFSDHLISTLYNTVSGKKIGFLGWAFKKDTNDTRESAAIYVADHLLNEQANVVVYDPKVSNEKMQSDLNYLNTRSEEENSKLVKATETPYEALKDAHAVAIMTEWDEFKTYDWKRIYTEMKKPAFIFDGRNILDKSEMEKIGFEYSSIGK, encoded by the coding sequence ATGAAAATTACAAAAATCTGCTGCATTGGCGCAGGATATGTTGGGGGGCCTACAATGGCTGTAATTGCCAAGAAAAACCCAGATATTAAAGTAACTATTGTTGATATTAATGCAGATCGAATTGCAGCATGGAACGATAATGATCTATCTAAGCTACCTATCTATGAACCGGGTTTAGCAGAAATAGTAAAAGAGACTAGAGGAAAAAACCTGTTCTTTTCTACTGAGATTGACAAAGCTATTGATGAATCTCAAATGATTTTTATATCGGTAAACACACCTACCAAAACTTATGGTAAAGGTAAGGGGATGGCTGCTGATTTAAAATATGTAGAACTTTGTGCTAGAAATATAGCCAAGGTTGCTACAACAGATAAAATTGTGGTTGAAAAATCAACCTTACCTGTAAGAACAGCACAAGCCATTAAAAGTATATTAGACAATACCGGTAGTGATGTTAATTTTGAAATTTTATCAAACCCAGAATTTTTAGCTGAAGGAACTGCTATTCAAGATTTATTAAACCCAGACAGGGTATTAATCGGCGGAGCGTCCGAAGATGCTATTGAAAGTTTAGCGAATATTTATGGTAGTTGGGTTTCTCAAGACAAAATATTAAGAACAAATGTTTGGTCATCAGAGTTATCGAAGCTAACAGCTAATGCCTTTTTAGCGCAACGTATATCTTCAATTAATGCAATATCTGAACTATGTGAACAAACCGAGGCTGATGTTAATGAAGTAGCTAAAGCAATAGGTATGGATTCTAGAATTGGTCCCAAATTCCTTAAAGCATCTGTTGGTTTTGGAGGTTCTTGCTTTCAAAAAGATATTTTGAACCTTGTTTATATCGCAAGAAGCTATAACTTACAAGCTGTTGCCGATTATTGGGAGCAAGTAATTATTTTAAATGACCACCAAAAAAGACGTTTTTCAGATCATTTAATAAGCACTCTTTACAATACAGTTTCTGGAAAGAAAATTGGTTTTTTAGGCTGGGCTTTTAAAAAGGACACTAATGATACGAGAGAATCTGCAGCGATTTATGTTGCCGATCATTTATTAAACGAACAAGCTAATGTTGTTGTTTACGACCCTAAAGTCTCTAATGAAAAAATGCAGTCTGATTTAAACTATTTAAATACAAGGTCTGAAGAAGAAAACAGCAAACTAGTCAAAGCTACGGAAACCCCTTACGAAGCCTTAAAAGATGCGCATGCTGTAGCTATTATGACAGAATGGGATGAGTTTAAAACTTATGATTGGAAAAGAATATACACAGAAATGAAAAAGCCTGCGTTTATATTCGATGGTAGAAATATATTAGACAAGTCAGAAATGGAGAAAATAGGTTTTGAATATTCTTCAATTGGTAAATAA